A section of the Suncus etruscus isolate mSunEtr1 chromosome X, mSunEtr1.pri.cur, whole genome shotgun sequence genome encodes:
- the RBMX gene encoding RNA-binding motif protein, X chromosome isoform X2 has protein sequence MVEADRPGKLFIGGLNTETNEKALEAVFGKYGRIVEVLLMKDRETNKSRGFAFVTFESPADAKDAARDMNGKSLDGKAIKVEQATKPSFESGRRGPPPPPRSRGPPRGLRGGRGGSGGTRGPPSRGGHMDDGGYSMNFNMSSSRGPLPVKRGPPPRSGGPPPKRSAPSGPVRSSSGMGGRAPVSRGRDSYGGPPRREPLPSRRDVYLSPRDDGYSTKDSYSSRDYPSSRDTRDYAPPPRDYTYRDYGHSSSRDDYPSRGYSDRDGYGRDRDYSDHPSGSSYRDSYESYGNSRSAPPTRGPPPSYGGSSRYDDYSSSRDGYGGSRDSYSSSRSDLYSSGRDRVGRQDRGLPPSMERGYPPPRDSYSSSSRGAPRGGGRGGSRSDRGGGRSRY, from the exons ATGGTTGAAGCCGATCGCCCGGGGAAACTTTTTATCGGTGGGCTGAATACAGAAACCAATGAGAAAGCCCTTGAAGCCGTGTTTGGCAAATATGGACGGATAGTGGAAG TTCTGTTGATGAAAGATCGTGAAACCAACAAATCCAGAGGATTTGCCTTTGTCACCTTTGAAAGCCCCGCAGATGCCAAGGATGCAGCCAGAGACATGAACGGGAAG TCCTTAGATGGGAAAGCCATCAAGGTAGAACAAGCAACCAAGCCATCTTTTGAAAGTGGAAGACGTGGTCCACCTCCCCCACCCAGAAGCAGAGGCCCCCCCAGAGGCCTTCGAGGCGGAAGAGGCGGCAGTGGAGGAACTAGGGGGCCACCCTCGCGTGGAGGGCACATGG ATGACGGTGGCTATTCCATGAATTTTAATATGAGCTCTTCCAGAGGGCCACTTCCAGTGAAGCGAGGACCACCACCACGCAGTGGGGGTCCACCTCCCAAAAGGTCTGCTCCCTCAGGACCAGTTCGCAGCAGCAGTGGAATGGGAGGAAGAG CTCCCGTGTCCCGAGGAAGAGACAGCTATGGGGGTCCCCCTCGAAGAGAACCCCTCCCTTCCCGCAGAGACGTGTATCTGTCACCAAGGGATGATGGCTACTCGACGAAAGACAG CTACTCCAGCCGAGATTACCCGAGTTCCAGGGACACCAGGGACTACGCGCCACCGCCACGAGACTACACCTACCGGGACTATGGGCACTCGAGTTCCCGTGACGACTATCCCTCCAGAGGCTATAG TGATCGAGATGGGTACGGTCGAGACCGAGACTATTCGGACCATCCGAGTGGCAGCTCGTATAGAGATTCCTATGAGAGTTATG GTAACTCTCGTAGTGCGCCACCCACGCGAGGGCCCCCGCCATCATATGGTGGAAGCAGTCGCTATGATGATTACAGCAGCTCACGGGACGGATATGGTGGAAGCCGAGACAGTTACTCAAGCAGCCGAAGCGATCTCTACTCAAGTGGGCGCGATCGGGTTGGCAGACAAGACCGAGGGCTGCCCCCTTCCATGGAAAGGGGGTACCCTCCGCCACGCGATTCCTACAGCAGTTCAAGCCGCGGAGCCCCAAGAGGTGGTGGCCGTGGAGGAAGCCGATCTGATAGAGGGGGTGGCAGAAGCAGATATTAA
- the RBMX gene encoding RNA-binding motif protein, X chromosome isoform X1: MVEADRPGKLFIGGLNTETNEKALEAVFGKYGRIVEVLLMKDRETNKSRGFAFVTFESPADAKDAARDMNGKSLDGKAIKVEQATKPSFESGRRGPPPPPRSRGPPRGLRGGRGGSGGTRGPPSRGGHMDDGGYSMNFNMSSSRGPLPVKRGPPPRSGGPPPKRSAPSGPVRSSSGMGGRAPVSRGRDSYGGPPRREPLPSRRDVYLSPRDDGYSTKDSCYFGSYSSRDYPSSRDTRDYAPPPRDYTYRDYGHSSSRDDYPSRGYSDRDGYGRDRDYSDHPSGSSYRDSYESYGNSRSAPPTRGPPPSYGGSSRYDDYSSSRDGYGGSRDSYSSSRSDLYSSGRDRVGRQDRGLPPSMERGYPPPRDSYSSSSRGAPRGGGRGGSRSDRGGGRSRY, encoded by the exons ATGGTTGAAGCCGATCGCCCGGGGAAACTTTTTATCGGTGGGCTGAATACAGAAACCAATGAGAAAGCCCTTGAAGCCGTGTTTGGCAAATATGGACGGATAGTGGAAG TTCTGTTGATGAAAGATCGTGAAACCAACAAATCCAGAGGATTTGCCTTTGTCACCTTTGAAAGCCCCGCAGATGCCAAGGATGCAGCCAGAGACATGAACGGGAAG TCCTTAGATGGGAAAGCCATCAAGGTAGAACAAGCAACCAAGCCATCTTTTGAAAGTGGAAGACGTGGTCCACCTCCCCCACCCAGAAGCAGAGGCCCCCCCAGAGGCCTTCGAGGCGGAAGAGGCGGCAGTGGAGGAACTAGGGGGCCACCCTCGCGTGGAGGGCACATGG ATGACGGTGGCTATTCCATGAATTTTAATATGAGCTCTTCCAGAGGGCCACTTCCAGTGAAGCGAGGACCACCACCACGCAGTGGGGGTCCACCTCCCAAAAGGTCTGCTCCCTCAGGACCAGTTCGCAGCAGCAGTGGAATGGGAGGAAGAG CTCCCGTGTCCCGAGGAAGAGACAGCTATGGGGGTCCCCCTCGAAGAGAACCCCTCCCTTCCCGCAGAGACGTGTATCTGTCACCAAGGGATGATGGCTACTCGACGAAAGACAG CTGTTATTTCGGTAGCTACTCCAGCCGAGATTACCCGAGTTCCAGGGACACCAGGGACTACGCGCCACCGCCACGAGACTACACCTACCGGGACTATGGGCACTCGAGTTCCCGTGACGACTATCCCTCCAGAGGCTATAG TGATCGAGATGGGTACGGTCGAGACCGAGACTATTCGGACCATCCGAGTGGCAGCTCGTATAGAGATTCCTATGAGAGTTATG GTAACTCTCGTAGTGCGCCACCCACGCGAGGGCCCCCGCCATCATATGGTGGAAGCAGTCGCTATGATGATTACAGCAGCTCACGGGACGGATATGGTGGAAGCCGAGACAGTTACTCAAGCAGCCGAAGCGATCTCTACTCAAGTGGGCGCGATCGGGTTGGCAGACAAGACCGAGGGCTGCCCCCTTCCATGGAAAGGGGGTACCCTCCGCCACGCGATTCCTACAGCAGTTCAAGCCGCGGAGCCCCAAGAGGTGGTGGCCGTGGAGGAAGCCGATCTGATAGAGGGGGTGGCAGAAGCAGATATTAA